The Tepidibacter aestuarii genome contains a region encoding:
- a CDS encoding bifunctional metallophosphatase/5'-nucleotidase, protein MKPFYRRSNANEKEKINITILGTSDVHGRFMPWYYASDTENKSGSLTQIYSAVEEFKKENPNTILVDCGDSIQDNFVETFNRYDENPIVISMNEMGYDTWIMGNHEFNFGTEILDKIISKFKGTALAGNVYKEDGLRYLEGYKIIEKDGVRVGIIGMTTPMIVEFEKDSDRLKGLVVKQPIDETKKIIDELKGKVDVLVGVMHMGEKNENNIPGTGVIDVANVCPELDVIIAGHMHKNVSSNIINGVLITEPYKYGMNISKVDLTFEKDDDKFILVDKKSETIDVKNYPSNKYLEKKLEYFHNILRKNVNEVIGQLKGMNMVEEDEIKGIPTVQIQPTPLVNFFHEVQLYYSKADVVSISIDNDKARLDIGDIKKKDIAYNYQYTGGEVTVYEVTGKDLKDYMEWAAGYFNTLKEGDVTISFNPKRRASKYSTNDIFGGVTYKIDLTKEMGNRIVDLKLENGTTNIENDTKLKLGMNSYRMASLIREGGALEGRSFSILWNSKTAFGKKEGLIRNLCIKYIKEVKNGVLEPKLNNNWEIIGLDKR, encoded by the coding sequence ATGAAACCTTTTTATAGAAGATCTAATGCTAATGAAAAGGAGAAAATTAATATAACTATACTAGGTACTTCTGATGTTCATGGTAGATTTATGCCTTGGTATTATGCTTCTGATACAGAGAATAAGTCTGGAAGTTTAACTCAAATATATAGTGCTGTCGAGGAATTTAAAAAAGAAAATCCTAATACTATATTAGTTGATTGTGGAGATTCTATTCAGGATAACTTCGTAGAAACATTTAATAGATATGATGAAAATCCTATAGTTATAAGTATGAATGAGATGGGTTATGATACTTGGATAATGGGGAATCATGAGTTTAATTTCGGAACTGAAATTTTAGATAAAATAATATCTAAGTTCAAAGGAACTGCTCTTGCAGGGAATGTTTATAAAGAAGATGGCTTGAGATATCTAGAAGGATACAAGATAATTGAAAAAGATGGAGTAAGAGTGGGTATCATAGGTATGACTACTCCTATGATAGTTGAGTTTGAAAAGGACAGTGATCGTTTAAAAGGTTTAGTTGTTAAGCAGCCGATTGATGAAACTAAAAAGATAATAGATGAACTTAAAGGAAAAGTTGATGTTTTAGTTGGAGTTATGCATATGGGAGAAAAGAATGAAAATAATATTCCAGGAACAGGTGTTATTGATGTGGCTAATGTTTGTCCAGAACTGGATGTTATAATAGCAGGTCATATGCATAAGAATGTAAGTAGTAATATTATAAATGGAGTTTTAATTACGGAGCCATATAAATATGGTATGAATATATCAAAGGTTGATTTAACCTTTGAAAAAGATGATGATAAATTTATATTAGTAGATAAAAAATCTGAAACTATAGATGTTAAGAATTATCCTTCTAATAAATATTTAGAGAAAAAATTAGAATACTTTCATAATATACTTAGAAAAAATGTTAATGAAGTTATAGGTCAGCTGAAAGGAATGAATATGGTTGAAGAGGATGAGATAAAAGGTATCCCGACTGTTCAAATTCAGCCTACACCTCTTGTTAATTTTTTTCATGAGGTTCAGCTTTATTATAGTAAGGCTGATGTTGTATCAATAAGTATAGATAATGATAAGGCTAGACTTGATATAGGAGATATTAAGAAAAAGGATATAGCTTATAATTATCAGTATACTGGTGGAGAAGTTACTGTTTATGAAGTCACAGGTAAGGATTTAAAGGATTATATGGAATGGGCAGCAGGTTATTTTAATACTTTAAAAGAAGGTGACGTTACAATTAGTTTTAATCCTAAGAGAAGAGCTTCAAAGTATAGTACTAATGATATCTTTGGTGGAGTCACATATAAGATAGATTTAACTAAGGAAATGGGAAATAGAATAGTAGATTTAAAATTAGAAAATGGAACTACTAATATAGAGAATGATACTAAGTTAAAGTTGGGTATGAACTCTTATAGAATGGCCAGCTTAATAAGAGAAGGAGGAGCATTAGAAGGAAGAAGCTTTTCTATCCTTTGGAATTCAAAAACTGCTTTTGGGAAAAAAGAAGGACTTATAAGAAATCTTTGTATAAAATATATTAAGGAAGTTAAAAATGGAGTACTTGAGCCTAAATTAAATAATAATTGGGAGATAATAGGTTTAGATAAAAGATAA
- a CDS encoding IS3 family transposase, which yields MSKKTFSEKDIKILKKNPNVKRVSALAITYTDDFKIKFIEEYLAGKFPKQIFQENNFDIDILGDRRIQNCTSRWKKAYEKNGIIGLNDSRKISSGRTLKRTLSKDEIIQTQKSKIELLEAQIALLKKLDQKERMLINRKQKVQKSDIFQMIYDVIQKYNYKNLTRYFCKLLEVSRSGYYSFLKSIAKRKERESSDVEIQKIILKAFNRRGYKKGSRSIKMILENKFNIKYSRKRIQRIMRKFNIVCPHRKSNPYKKIAKATREHTVVPNKLNREFKQNIPGKVLLTDITYLSYGKSQRAYLSTVKDSSTNEILAYHVSDRITLDIATTTITKLTKKKKSLLHETSFVHSDQGSHYTSPRFQALLKKYKLGQSMSRRGNCWDNAPQESFFGHLKDEVDYNSCNTLDEVKFKTNHYITYYNNYRYQWNLKKMTPIQYRNHLLAA from the coding sequence GTGAGTAAAAAAACATTTTCAGAAAAAGATATTAAAATATTGAAAAAAAATCCAAATGTAAAACGCGTTAGCGCTTTAGCTATAACATACACTGATGATTTTAAAATTAAATTTATTGAAGAATACCTTGCTGGTAAGTTTCCAAAACAAATTTTTCAAGAAAATAACTTCGATATAGATATATTAGGTGATCGTAGAATCCAAAATTGTACATCAAGATGGAAAAAAGCTTATGAAAAAAATGGTATTATCGGACTCAATGATAGTAGAAAAATTTCTTCTGGAAGAACTTTAAAACGTACACTTTCCAAAGATGAAATTATACAAACTCAAAAATCTAAAATTGAATTACTGGAGGCTCAAATCGCTTTACTAAAAAAGCTCGATCAGAAAGAAAGGATGTTGATAAATAGAAAACAAAAAGTACAAAAAAGTGATATTTTTCAAATGATTTATGATGTAATTCAAAAATATAATTACAAAAATTTAACTCGATATTTTTGCAAACTCTTAGAGGTTTCTCGTTCTGGCTATTACAGCTTTTTAAAGTCTATCGCTAAAAGAAAAGAAAGAGAAAGTTCTGATGTTGAAATACAAAAAATCATATTAAAAGCATTTAATAGACGTGGATATAAGAAAGGGTCTCGCTCTATAAAAATGATTTTAGAAAATAAATTTAATATAAAGTATAGCAGAAAAAGAATTCAAAGAATCATGAGAAAATTCAACATAGTATGCCCTCATAGAAAATCTAATCCTTATAAGAAAATAGCAAAAGCTACAAGAGAACATACTGTAGTTCCTAATAAATTGAATAGAGAATTTAAACAAAACATTCCTGGTAAGGTTTTATTAACAGATATAACCTATTTATCATACGGAAAATCTCAAAGAGCTTATCTATCAACTGTAAAAGACAGTTCAACGAATGAAATTTTAGCATATCATGTATCAGATAGAATTACCCTAGATATTGCTACAACTACCATAACTAAGTTAACGAAAAAGAAAAAATCACTTTTACATGAAACTTCATTTGTTCATTCAGATCAAGGAAGTCATTATACTAGTCCACGTTTTCAAGCACTTTTGAAGAAATATAAATTAGGTCAATCTATGTCAAGAAGGGGAAATTGTTGGGATAATGCTCCGCAGGAATCTTTTTTTGGTCATTTAAAAGACGAAGTCGATTATAATTCATGTAATACTTTAGACGAAGTTAAATTCAAAACCAATCATTACATAACTTATTACAATAACTATCGTTATCAATGGAATTTAAAAAAGATGACTCCTATTCAATATAGAAATCATCTTCTTGCAGCTTAG
- a CDS encoding DUF6147 family protein, which produces MKKLVAMLLCSICFLSFTLVSFGEEISSERNDIELGNTRINRSKRSADYLASTDCKINFYYKNGKLVVSGHTEAYDDVDNVSIVIYVQKYDEKSRRWKNIYTISENERNSDSIRCSESYTVPSGKYRAQSYHELKEGSSKETERNTTKTIRVN; this is translated from the coding sequence ATGAAAAAATTAGTTGCAATGCTTTTATGTAGTATTTGTTTTTTATCATTTACTTTAGTAAGTTTTGGAGAAGAGATTAGCTCTGAACGTAATGACATTGAATTAGGAAATACTCGAATTAATCGTTCTAAAAGATCGGCTGATTATCTTGCTTCAACAGATTGTAAAATAAATTTTTATTACAAAAACGGAAAATTAGTAGTGAGTGGACATACAGAAGCTTATGATGATGTGGACAATGTATCTATTGTAATTTATGTTCAAAAATATGATGAAAAATCAAGAAGATGGAAAAATATTTATACAATATCAGAAAATGAAAGAAATTCAGATTCTATAAGATGCTCAGAGTCTTATACTGTTCCATCCGGAAAATATAGAGCTCAGTCTTATCATGAATTAAAAGAAGGTTCTTCAAAAGAAACCGAAAGAAATACTACAAAAACAATAAGAGTAAATTAA
- a CDS encoding DUF4367 domain-containing protein has product MNKEDRMDDLIKEILKEDVEDVQISNSEIEFEWRKLQGLEKSKKENKKSYKRIASIAAIITISLMMINSFSSTQSYSWKIFKTKDIDEKTEGSISIEEQSSSQELKEYDETDDSSIEINNIEEASNFIDFDFRELPYKLEEAMVENEYTIILNYVNEKGNIEFIQNLEGDESSEVITVAKDSTIEFFKIRNTDYTLININNRKFKIMWSSFGVKYCITTNYSISKEEAINIIKSLK; this is encoded by the coding sequence ATGAATAAAGAAGATAGAATGGATGATTTGATAAAAGAAATTTTAAAAGAAGATGTAGAAGACGTACAGATTTCAAACAGTGAAATTGAATTTGAATGGAGAAAACTACAAGGATTAGAAAAAAGCAAAAAAGAAAATAAGAAAAGTTATAAGAGAATAGCCTCAATAGCAGCTATAATAACTATTTCTTTAATGATGATAAACTCTTTTTCATCAACTCAATCATATTCATGGAAAATTTTTAAGACAAAGGATATAGATGAAAAAACAGAAGGAAGTATAAGCATAGAAGAACAATCTTCTTCACAAGAATTAAAAGAATATGACGAAACTGATGATTCATCTATTGAAATAAATAATATTGAAGAAGCTAGTAATTTTATAGATTTTGATTTTAGAGAATTACCTTATAAATTAGAAGAGGCAATGGTTGAGAACGAGTATACAATTATACTAAATTATGTCAATGAAAAAGGAAATATTGAATTTATTCAGAATTTAGAAGGTGATGAATCGAGTGAAGTAATAACCGTAGCTAAAGATTCTACTATAGAATTCTTTAAAATAAGAAATACAGATTATACATTAATTAATATAAATAATAGAAAGTTTAAAATCATGTGGTCTTCTTTTGGAGTAAAATATTGTATAACTACAAATTATTCTATATCAAAAGAAGAAGCTATAAATATTATAAAATCATTGAAATAA
- a CDS encoding RNA polymerase sigma factor, which translates to MAVLKSSNKSKSLSKDQKHILYKTYYKDVFKTIYYFTKDKEVSKELTNEAYIKAFEKYDNLDEIDKFKPWICRIGLNIAKNYVNRNNRITLVDDNEKLNLISENMEDEVIDKINKKHIRQKVRNTISELDVKYKEVIFMRYYNELSYNDISEKLDLNVNTVKSRVNRAKEKLYNLLKMEGDYNE; encoded by the coding sequence TTGGCGGTACTAAAAAGTAGCAATAAATCCAAAAGTTTAAGTAAAGATCAAAAGCATATTTTGTATAAAACCTATTATAAAGATGTTTTTAAAACGATTTATTATTTTACAAAGGATAAAGAAGTTTCTAAAGAACTAACTAATGAAGCATATATTAAAGCTTTTGAAAAGTATGACAATCTAGATGAGATAGATAAGTTTAAGCCATGGATATGTAGGATAGGACTTAATATAGCTAAGAATTATGTTAATAGAAACAATAGGATAACTTTAGTAGATGATAATGAAAAATTAAATTTGATATCTGAAAATATGGAAGATGAGGTAATAGATAAAATAAACAAAAAACATATTAGACAAAAAGTTAGAAACACTATATCAGAATTAGATGTAAAATATAAAGAAGTTATCTTTATGAGGTATTATAATGAATTATCGTATAATGATATTTCTGAAAAGCTAGATTTAAATGTGAATACGGTCAAATCTAGAGTAAATAGGGCAAAAGAAAAACTATATAATCTACTTAAGATGGAAGGTGATTATAATGAATAA
- a CDS encoding exodeoxyribonuclease X C-terminal domain-containing protein, with amino-acid sequence MIEDMGYSSIKDIRISDFKRIVDTLEKENISKNQDLINQVPNIIIPFGKYKGKSFKDIIQDKQYIEYLYKNTKNQNIKEASAVALQIYKA; translated from the coding sequence GTGATAGAAGATATGGGCTATAGCTCAATAAAAGACATAAGAATATCAGACTTTAAAAGAATAGTTGATACATTAGAGAAAGAGAATATAAGCAAGAATCAGGACCTAATAAATCAAGTACCTAATATAATCATTCCTTTCGGAAAATACAAAGGAAAAAGCTTTAAAGACATTATTCAGGATAAACAATATATAGAGTATTTATATAAAAATACTAAGAATCAAAATATTAAAGAAGCTAGTGCAGTTGCACTTCAAATATACAAAGCCTAG
- a CDS encoding S-layer homology domain-containing protein, with product MRRFLAFIFVTAMVLSPMNIWAAPPGFSGGVNNEYEYEEVVFISGEPIVVKGEIKVSERIKDTEKSVSYSFKLENKDKDAKLSRKIKVETLLDKRDDKGQTIEQSSITGYSEKVTIGEDKYELEDFQLSKSDVIDNRPASDFYNGNMQGRKYYKVNKDQGEVIIDISGQDVGYKNFWGNSETQIINYSIRNIKPDDSDGSWEGHIKASVSDSTTKVLKYSDNEANFSSFNGGHMRVTNEQMVSRYEYDLPEIDNGEIDDDERDKGTVKLNKTMVPKLERLIVPKFRDLGGHWAQSYIEKLYSLDVFDENGEFFSPDLPMNRMEFTKGVIRACDIRTYIEEPKRRSRREPPEESVFEDLDTKDDDYKYVKSGYEKGIIHGENNKFKPNNNLTRAQAITIFVRALGFENKAPTPGYYTSFSDDREIPYWAKDSIYMAKEIGLIQGDKFNKVNPNKVMSRAEASAMLVRFLEFLERDLQRDYRENIIYFN from the coding sequence ATGAGAAGATTTTTGGCATTTATATTTGTTACGGCCATGGTGCTTAGTCCTATGAATATTTGGGCTGCTCCTCCTGGATTTTCAGGTGGTGTTAATAATGAGTATGAGTATGAAGAAGTTGTTTTTATAAGTGGAGAGCCTATTGTTGTAAAGGGTGAGATAAAGGTTTCTGAGAGAATTAAGGACACTGAAAAGAGCGTTAGTTATTCTTTTAAGCTTGAGAATAAAGATAAGGATGCGAAGCTTAGTAGGAAGATTAAGGTTGAGACTCTTCTTGATAAAAGGGATGATAAGGGTCAGACTATAGAGCAAAGTTCTATAACCGGATATAGTGAGAAGGTTACAATAGGTGAGGATAAGTATGAACTTGAGGATTTTCAATTGTCAAAGTCTGATGTTATAGATAATAGACCCGCATCTGATTTTTATAATGGAAATATGCAGGGAAGAAAGTATTATAAGGTTAATAAAGATCAAGGTGAGGTTATAATAGATATTTCTGGGCAAGATGTAGGGTATAAAAACTTCTGGGGAAATAGTGAAACTCAGATTATAAATTATTCTATAAGAAATATAAAACCAGATGATTCAGATGGATCTTGGGAAGGTCATATTAAAGCATCTGTATCAGATAGTACAACTAAGGTTTTAAAGTACTCTGATAATGAAGCTAATTTTTCAAGCTTTAATGGGGGGCATATGAGGGTTACTAATGAGCAGATGGTATCTAGATATGAGTATGATCTTCCAGAGATTGATAATGGAGAAATAGATGACGATGAAAGAGATAAAGGAACAGTAAAGCTTAATAAAACTATGGTTCCGAAACTTGAAAGACTTATAGTTCCTAAATTTAGAGATTTAGGTGGGCATTGGGCTCAAAGTTATATAGAGAAGCTGTATTCTCTTGATGTATTTGATGAGAATGGTGAGTTTTTCTCTCCTGATCTACCTATGAACAGAATGGAATTTACTAAAGGTGTTATAAGGGCGTGTGATATAAGGACTTACATAGAAGAACCTAAGAGAAGATCCAGAAGGGAACCGCCTGAAGAAAGTGTATTTGAAGATTTAGATACTAAAGATGATGATTATAAGTATGTAAAAAGTGGATATGAAAAAGGAATAATACACGGTGAGAATAATAAATTCAAGCCAAATAATAATCTTACAAGAGCTCAAGCTATAACTATATTTGTAAGAGCTTTAGGATTTGAGAATAAGGCACCAACACCAGGATATTATACTAGTTTTTCTGATGATAGGGAAATACCTTATTGGGCGAAAGATAGTATATACATGGCAAAAGAAATAGGTCTTATCCAAGGAGATAAATTCAACAAGGTAAATCCAAACAAGGTTATGTCAAGAGCTGAAGCATCTGCAATGCTTGTTAGGTTCTTGGAATTTTTAGAAAGGGATTTACAAAGAGATTATAGAGAAAATATAATATATTTCAATTAG